A single genomic interval of Mobula hypostoma chromosome 7, sMobHyp1.1, whole genome shotgun sequence harbors:
- the LOC134348839 gene encoding protocadherin-10-like, protein MANSQNNTTLMFKALVFISFVYAVTLGFGLIRFTIPEEMEYGSFVGNIAENLGLTVRQLSARKCRIVFPEGRQYLEVNLDTGVLFVSGRIDREQLCAQSPSCTLGFQIILDNPLQIHRGEAEILDINDNSPRFPEKSIRLQMAESIAPGSRYPLESALDLDVGANTVNTYNISPSEQFRLNINVREDGSKIVELLLDKPLDREQQASFQLVLTAFDGGKPPRSGTTQITISVLDINDNAPVFEKEVYTVSLVENAPLGSLVIKMKAVDLDQGTNAEVKYSFANRVSGKVNELFSLDPETGEIKVQEQLDFEEKSSYELDVQAVDNGSPAITGHSKVLIKLIDVNDNPPDVKVTFLSGNVPEDVTPGTVVALMDVTDRDSEANGKVHCEIPLGLPFKIKSSLNKHYELTTTRLLDRETTPVYNIPVTAWDSGSPPLSTNKTIQITLSDVNDNTPQFSRSSYAVYVMENNAPGASIFALTAFDPDMDQNSYISYSVMGNLQDSLESTYFSINSMNGTIYALRSFDYEKVKSFQFHVQARDAGVPPLSSSATVNVIILDQNDNAPVIVTPSTPSGSSPMEILPHSAGQGYLVAKVMATDADSGQNARLSYQMVQATDPTLFSIGRNSGEIRTTRSILDLDETSQSIVVLVRDNGQPSLSSTTTIFLSILGNVTENVSETRDFHSNPGYVSGDMNLYLLVTFGSTSVLFLLIIVFLIVLKCKQDGGIIHDGGCPICCCRPRISKELFTRADAPRDQVDCTGTGQTAPFPERYHYSVCLSPESSKSEFLFLKPYNPPFAPGHC, encoded by the coding sequence ATGGCGAATTCGCAGAACAACACCACCTTGATGTTTAAGGCGCTGGTTTTTATTTCCTTTGTTTACGCAGTGACCCTGGGCTTCGGACTAATTCGCTTCACCATTCCAGAGGAAATGGAATATGGCTCTTTTGTTGGAAATATCGCTGAAAATTTGGGACTAACGGTTCGACAATTATCAGCTCGAAAATGTCGCATTGTCTTTCCGGAGGGAAGGCAATATTTAGAGGTAAATCTGGACACCGGTGTCTTATTTGTCAGCGGTCGAATAGACAGAGAGCAGCTCTGCGCACAGAGTCCTTCCTGTACACTTGGCTTCCAGATAATTTTAGACAACCCCCTCCAAATACACCGCGGTGAAGCAGAGATTCTCGATATAAATGATAATTCACCAAGGTTCCCCGAAAAATCCATTCGCTTGCAGATGGCTGAATCTATCGCACCAGGCTCTCGTTACCCACTAGAGAGCGCACTCGACCTGGACGTGGGAGCAAACACGGTTAACACGTACAATATTAGTCCCAGTGAACAATTCCGTTTGAACATCAACGTCAGGGAGGATGGAAGTAAAATTGTAGAGTTGTTACTGGATAAGCCACTGGACCGCGAACAACAAGCATCATTTCAGCTCGTACTGACGGCCTTTGACGGCGGTAAGCCTCCGAGATCCGGGACAACACAAATCACTATCAGCGTGCTGGACATCAACGACAATGCACCGGTGTTCGAGAAAGAAGTCTATACGGTCAGCTTGGTAGAAAATGCGCCTTTAGGTAGCTTGGTGATCAAAATGAAAGCTGTCGATCTGGACCAAGGTACTAACGCTGAGGTGAAGTACTCCTTTGCTAATCGTGTTTCAGGCAAAGTGAATGAATTGTTCAGTTTGGACCCTGAAACTGGGGAGATAAAAGTTCAAGAGCAGCTGGATTTTGAAGAAAAGAGCAGTTATGAACTTGATGTACAAGCCGTGGATAACGGATCACCAGCTATTACAGGGCATTCCAAAGTATTGATCAAATTAATTGATGTAAACGACAATCCCCCTGATGTAAAGGTAACATTCTTATCCGGCAATGTCCCCGAAGATGTAACACCTGGGACAGTGGTAGCTCTAATGGATGTTACGGATCGCGATTCCGAGGCAAACGGAAAAGTTCACTGTGAGATTCCACTGggccttccttttaaaattaaaTCCTCTCTGAATAAGCATTATGAACTGACCACCACCCGTCTGTTGGATCGGGAAACTACCCCGGTCTATAACATACCTGTCACAGCCTGGGACTCCGGGTCTCCTCCGTTATCGACCAATAAAACTATCCAGATAACGCTGTCTGATGTAAATGACAACACACCACAATTTTCGCGATCTTCCTACGCCGTCTATGTGATGGAGAATAACGCTCCGGGTGCTTCTATTTTCGCCCTGACTGCGTTCGATCCGGATATGGACCAAAACTCCTATATTTCCTATTCCGTCATGGGGAATCTGCAGGATTCGCTGGAGTCCACTTACTTCAGTATTAACTCGATGAACGGTACCATTTACGCATTGCGCTCATTTGACTATGAGAAGGTCAAAAGTTTCCAGTTCCATGTTCAAGCCCGTGACGCTGGAGTGCCCCCACTGAGCAGCAGCGCTACCGTGAATGTGATCATCCTGGATCAAAATGACAACGCTCCGGTGATTGTTACTCCTTCCACACCGAGTGGATCATCACCCATGGAGATCCTGCCCCATTCAGCGGGTCAAGGTTACTTGGTCGCCAAAGTCATGGCAACAGATGCAGACTCTGGTCAGAATGCTCGGCTTTCCTATCAGATGGTTCAAGCAACCGATCCCACTCTCTTTAGCATAGGGCGCAATTCAGGAGAAATCAGAACAACGAGAAGCATTTTGGACTTGGATGAAACCTCGCAGAGTATTGTCGTCTTAGTGAGGGATAATGGGCAGCCGAGCCTGTCCAGTACAACTACAATATTTTTGTCCATTTTGGGGAATGTTACTGAAAATGTTTCTGAAACGAGGGATTTTCATAGTAATCCTGGTTATGTTTCCGGCGACATGAATCTTTATTTACTTGTCACCTTCGGATCAACATCGGTTTTGTTCCTTCTGATCATCGTATTCTTAATTGTACTGAAGTGTAAACAAGATGGAGGCATTATTCACGATGGAGGGTGCCCCATTTGTTGTTGCCGGCCGAGGATTTCGAAAGAACTCTTTACCCGCGCCGATGCGCCAAGAGATCAAGTTGATTGTACTGggactggtcagactgcaccctTTCCCGAGAGGTATCATTACTCGGTGTGCTTGTCACCGGAATCATCCAAGAGTGAATTTCTTTTCTTGAAACCCTACAATCCACCTTTCGCTCCAGGTCATTGCTAA
- the LOC134349879 gene encoding protocadherin-10-like, protein MMQIFIFLVFILRQGLGLIRYSISEELEYGSAVGNIAEHLGLIARELSARKCRLISADGSRHFQVNLETGVLFVSGRIDREQLCAQSLSCNLGFQIILENPLEMYRGEVEILDINDNSPSFPENAIVLQMAESVAPGSRFPLESALDPDIGINTVNTYLISPNENFGLKVHVRKNTVTNAELLLEKFLDREKQASFQLVLTAVDGGKPQRTGTTQLTINVLDSNDNAPVFENDIYTASLEENAPVGTLVIKINAVDLDQGTNAEFKYSFSNLVPERVQELFSLDPESGEIKVQKLLDYENEKSYELDVQAVDNGSPSITGHSKVLIDLIDMNDNVPKITVTSMSGKVPENAAPGTVVALVDIIDRDSGANGEVHCDMTVDLPFKFQSYLNNHYKVTTTRLLDRETTPTYNIPVTVWDSGSPPLSTNTTIEILVSDVNDNTPQFSQSSYAVYVMENNVPGASIFALTVFDPDLDQNSYISYSFTGNLQDSVVPTYFSINYMNGTIYALRSFDYEQVKSFQFHVQARDAGVPPLSSSATVSVIILDQNDNAPVIVYPSAPGGSSPMEILPHSAGQGYLVTKIMATDADSGQNARLSYQIVQATDPTLFSVGRNSGEIRTTRSILELDDTSQNILVLVRDNGQPSLSSTATIVLSILGNVTESVTETRDFDINPSYVSDMNFYLLVTFGSTSILFFLIIVFLFVVKCKQDGGIVLDGGCPNCCCKPRNSKEVFIRGDVRSDPLNCAGTGQNGSFPEGYQYSVCLTPESSKSEFLFLKPYNPNFTQVQQTMVNSQNNNAMVLLMLNFILLFILRQGSGLIRFSIPEELEYGSSVGNIAENLGLIARELSLRKCRLVSGDGSRYLEVNLETGLLFVSGRIDREQLCTQGPTCNIAFQVVLETPLEMYRGEVEILDINDNPPSFQENTIVLQMAESVAPGTRFPLESALDPDVGSNTVKTYTITPNENFGLKVHIRKNTVTNAELVLEKSLDREKQASFDLVLTAVDGGNPPRSGTTQIKINLLDINDNAPMFENDVYTARLKENAPIGTLVIKIKAVDLDQGINAELRYSFSNLIPERVRELFSLDAETGAIKVREQLDFENEQSYELDVQAVDNGSPSITGHAKVLIDLIDVNDNAPEITVTSISGKIPEDVAPGTVVALLDVTDHDSGANGLIRSEIPLGLPFKIESSQNSHYKVTTTRPLDRETAPTYKIPVTAWDAGSPPLSTNKTIEISVSDVNDSTPQFSQSSYAVYVMENNSPGGSIFTLTAIDSDLDQNCYISYSFWGNLQDSLVLTYFSINSMNGTIYALRSFDYEKVKSFQFHVQARDAGVPPLSSSATVNVIILDQNDNAPVIVSPSAQSGTAAVVILPQSAGQGYLVTKIIATDADSGQNARLSYQIFQATDPTLFSVGRISGEIRTARSILDLDDTSQSIVVLVRDNGQPSLSGTATIFLSILGNVTETIPETRDFHSNPGYASDINLYLLVTFGSTSVSFLLIIVFLVVLKCKQDGGIVQDGGCPICCSCPRNSREVYMQGDAPRDPLNCTGTGQTAPFPERYHYSVCLSPESSKSEFLFLKPYNPSFSQGQR, encoded by the exons ATGATGCAGATTTTTATTTTCCTTGTTTTCATATTGAGACAGGGACTGGGTCTGATTCGCTATTCTATTTCAGAAGAATTGGAATATGGCTCTGCTGTCGGGAATATTGCTGAACATTTAGGACTAATCGCTCGAGAATTATCAGCACGAAAATGCCGCTTAATTTCCGCTGACGGAAGCCGCCACTTCCAGGTAAATTTAGAGACTGGTGTCCTGTTTGTTAGCGGTCGAATAGACAGAGAACAGCTTTGTGCACAAAGCCTGTCTTGTAATCTTGGTTTCCAGATAATACTAGAAAACCCCCTCGAAATGTACCGCGGTGAAGTGGAGATTCTCGATATAAATGATAATTCGCCTTCTTTCCCAGAGAACGCCATTGTTTTACAAATGGCTGAATCTGTTGCACCGGGTTCGCGCTTCCCGCTAGAGAGCGCGCTTGATCCAGACATAGGAATAAACACGGTCAATACGTATTTAATCAGTCCCAACGAGAACTTTGGTTTGAAAGTGCACGTCAGAAAGAATACTGTTACAAATGCAGAGCTACtgttggagaaatttttggaccGTGAAAAGCAGGCATCGTTCCAGCTTGTTCTGACGGCTGTTGACGGCGGCAAACCTCAGAGAACCGGAACTACTCAACTCACCATTAATGTATTGGACAGTAACGATAATGCGCCTGTATTCGAGAATGATATATATACTGCGAGCCTGGAAGAAAACGCACCAGTAGGAACCTTGGTGATCAAAATCAATGCTGTCGATCTGGACCAAGGTACGAATGCAGAGTTTAAATACTCGTTTTCTAATCTTGTCCCAGAGAGAGTGCAGGAATTATTCAGTCTGGACCCTGAAAGTGGAGAGATCAAAGTTCAGAAACTTCTAGATTATGAAAATGAGAAAAGTTATGAACTTGATGTCCAGGCCGTGGATAATGGTTCACCGTCCATTACCGGACATTCCAAAGTGCTGATCGATTTGATTGATATGAATGATAACGTCCCTAAGATAACAGTGACCTCCATGTCTGGGAAAGTCCCCGAGAATGCTGCACCCGGGACAGTGGTTGCTCTAGTTGATATAATTGATCGCGATTCCGGAGCAAACGGAGAAGTTCACTGTGATATGACAGTGGACCTTCCCTTTAAATTTCAGTCATATCTGAACAACCATTATAAAGTGACCACCACTCGTCTGTTGGATCGAGAAACCACACCAACATATAATATACCTGTCACAGTCTGGGACTCCGGCTCTCCTCCACTATCAACAAATACAACCATCGAGATACTGGTGTCTGATGTAAATGACAATACACCACAATTTTCCCAGTCTTCTTACGCCGTCTATGTGATGGAGAATAACGTTCCGGGCgcttctatttttgcactgaCCGTATTCGATCCTGATCTGGACCAAAATTCTTATATCTCTTATTCATTCACGGGGAATCTGCAGGATTCGGTGGTGCCCACTTACTTCAGCATTAACTATATGAACGGGACCATTTACGCATTACGCTCATTCGACTACGAGCAGGTTAAAAGCTTCCAGTTCCATGTTCAAGCCCGTGACGCCGGAGTGCCCCCGCTGAGCAGCAGTGCTACAGTGAGTGTCATCATCCTGGATCAAAATGACAACGCACCAGTGATTGTTTATCCTTCCGCACCGGGTGGATCATCACCCATGGAGATCCTGCCCCATTCAGCGGGTCAGGGGTACTTGGTCACCAAAATCATGGCGACTGATGCAGATTCTGGTCAGAATGCtcgtctctcctatcagatagtTCAAGCAACTGATCCCACTCTCTTTAGCGTAGGTCGGAATTCAGGGGAAATCAGAACAACGAGAAGTATCTTGGAACTCGATGATACCTCGCAGAATATACTCGTCTTAGTGAGAGATAACGGACAGCCGAGCCTGTCCAGTACAGCGACAATAGTTTTATCGATTTTAGGGAATGTTACTGAGAGTGTCACCGAAACTAGGGATTTTGATATTAATCCTAGTTATGTTTCGGACATGAATTTTTATTTACTTGTCACGTTCGGATCAACATCGATTTTGTTCTTTCTGATCATTGTCTTCTTGTTTGTAGTAAAGTGTAAACAAGATGGGGGCATAGTTCTAGATGGCGGATGCCCAAATTGTTGTTGCAAACCCAGGAACTCGAAGGAAGTATTTATTCGGGGCGATGTGCGAAGCGATCCTTTAAATTGCGCTGGAACTGGTCAGAATGGATCTTTCCCCGAGGGTTATCAGTACTCGGTGTGTTTGACACCGGAATCATCGAAGAGTGAATTTCTTTTCCTGAAACCCTACAATCCAAACTTCACTCAAGTTCAAC AGACAATGGTGAATTCGCAGAACAACAACGCCATGGTACTGTTGATGCtgaattttattctccttttcataCTGAGACAGGGATCGGGTCTGATTCGCTTTTCTATTCCAGAGGAATTGGAATATGGCTCTTCTGTCGGGAATATTGCTGAAAATTTAGGACTAATCGCTCGAGAATTATCATTACGAAAATGTCGCCTAGTCTCCGGTGACGGAAGCCGGTATCTAGAGGTAAATTTAGAGACTGGGCTCCTGTTTGTGAGCGGTCGGATAGACAGAGAGCAGCTTTGTACACAGGGTCCTACTTGTAATATTGCCTTTCAGGTAGTACTAGAAACCCCCCTCGAAATGTACCGCGGGGAAGTGGAGATTCTTGATATAAATGATAATCCGCCCTCGTTCCAAGAAAACACCATTGTCTTGCAAATGGCTGAATCTGTTGCACCGGGTACCCGCTTCCCACTAGAGAGCGCACTTGATCCAGACGTGGGATCAAACACAGTTAAAACGTATACCATCACTCCCAACGAGAACTTTGGTTTGAAGGTGCACATCAGAAAGAATACTGTTACAAATGCAGAATTGGTGTTAGAGAAATCTTTGGACCGTGAGAAACAGGCATCTTTTGATCTTGTACTGACGGCCGTTGACGGCGGCAATCCTCCGAGATCTGGCACAACTCAAATCAAAATCAATTTGTTGGACATCAATGATAATGCGCCTATGTTCGAGAATGATGTGTATACGGCAAGGCTGAAAGAAAACGCACCAATAGGAACCTTAGTGATCAAAATCAAAGCTGTCGATCTGGACCAAGGTATTAATGCCGAGTTAAGATATTCGTTCTCTAATCTTATCCCAGAGAGAGTGCGTGAATTATTCAGTCTGGACGCTGAAACTGGAGCGATCAAAGTTCGGGAACAGCTGGACTTTGAAAATGAGCAAAGTTATGAACTTGATGTCCAGGCTGTGGACAATGGCTCACCATCAATTACAGGGCATGCCAAAGTGCTGATCGATTTGATTGATGTAAATGATAATGCCCCGGAGATAACAGTGACCTCCATATCTGGCAAAATCCCCGAAGATGTTGCGCCCGGAACAGTTGTAGCTCTACTGGACGTTACAGATCACGATTCAGGAGCAAACGGACTAATTCGCTCTGAAATTCCTCTGGGCCTTCCCTTTAAAATTGAGTCATCCCAGAACAGCCATTATAAAGTGACCACCACTCGTCCGTTGGATCGGGAAACCGCACCGACCTATAAGATACCTGTCACAGCCTGGGACGCCGGGTCTCCTCCATTATCAACAAATAAAACTATCGAGATATCGGTGTCTGATGTTAATGACAGCACACCacaattttcccaatcttcctacGCCGTCTATGTGATGGAGAACAACTCTCCAGGTGGGTCTATTTTCACACTGACTGCGATTGATTCTGATCTGGACCAGAACTGCTATATTTCTTATTCCTTTTGGGGAAATTTGCAGGATTCGCTGGTGCTCACTTACTTCAGTATTAACTCGATGAACGGTACCATTTACGCATTGCGCTCATTTGACTATGAGAAGGTCAAAAGCTTCCAGTTCCATGTTCAAGCCCGTGACGCCGGAGTGCCCCCACTGAGCAGCAGCGCTACAGTGAATGTAATTATTCTGGATCAAAATGACAACGCTCCGGTAATTGTTTCACCTTCAGCACAGAGCGGGACTGCAGCGGTGGTGATCCTGCCACAGTCAGCGGGTCAGGGATACTTGGTCACCAAAATCATAGCAACTGATGCAGATTCTGGTCAGAACGCTCGGCTCTCTTACCAGATATTTCAAGCAACCGATCCCACTCTCTTCAGTGTGGGGCGTATTTCAGGCGAAATCCGAACAGCAAGGAGTATTTTGGACTTGGATGATACCTCGCAGAGTATAGTCGTCTTAGTGAGGGATAATGGACAGCCCAGTCTGTCAGGTACAGCCACAATCTTTTTGTCAATTTTGGGCAATGTTACCGAGACAATCCCTGAAACTCGGGATTTTCATAGTAATCCTGGTTATGCTTCTGATATAAATCTTTATTTGCTTGTCACCTTCGGATCAACATCGGTTTCGTTCCTTCTGATCATCGTCTTCTTGGTGGTCTTAAAGTGTAAACAAGATGGTGGTATTGTTCAAGATGGCGGCTGCCCGATTTGTTGTTCCTGTCCGAGGAACTCGAGGGAAGTATATATGCAGGGAGATGCGCCAAGGGATCCCCTAAATTGTACTGgaactggtcagactgcaccctTTCCAGAGAGATATCATTACTCGGTATGCTTGTCACCGGAATCATCCAAGAGCGAATTTCTTTTCCTGAAACCCTACAATCCTTCCTTTTCTCAAGGTCAACGCTAA